A window of Hordeum vulgare subsp. vulgare chromosome 5H, MorexV3_pseudomolecules_assembly, whole genome shotgun sequence genomic DNA:
ACCAGTTTTAACTCGAGGGTTGAGTGTTGTCGTTCTGGATTATTAGTGTTAGTACACATCTCTGCCTGCAAAGTTCCGAAGTACTCTAGGATTCTAGGCGACGAGCAGCCGCTTATGTTTGTGAATTCGACACACAGGAGTGGTGATCTCCAGCGAATAGTGTGGATGTTGTCGCCGTTATTGTATATGGTTTGTGTGGAGTGTCCATTGACTAAGTTTGCACCTTCCCTTTCTTCGACTCGTATGCCTGCCTGATTGCATCCCAGAATGCAGGCATCGCCTCGGAGTCGGGAACTTCTTTGAATGACGGAAGATAGTTTAGGTCCACTATGACATGGTCTCCACTACCCTCTTGAACCTGCATATTCAAAATGCTAGGTTTTACAGCTGAAGTAGAATGTGCAACATGAAAAGATAATGGTGACTGGAAGTGTTGAAGACTTGCAGTGGGAAAAGGTTACTCTCTTTGTAGCTGCACTGAATTCTAAAAGCATAATCCATACATGAAGAAATACTTACAACAACATCAAATCCAAAAATTGTTAGTCCAAGTGATTCCTTTAACCGTTTTGCAGCCTCTTCCACTACATCAATGTTCAGAGATTTGTTATCTTGTACACTGTTCTGCAGTAGCTGCTCCTTAGTAGCCACTGGAAGGGTCTTCAAACTGTGAAGCCAAATTCAAGTGTGAATTTAACAGAGGAATGCAGAATGCATCCAATACAGTGCCAATATATGTATTTTCCAAACTTTACCTATTAAATGTAAGAGGTTCATCTCCTGATGACGACTTCAGCAAATTTGCATTGGGCATTGAGTTTTTTACAGCATGAAAAACCTTGTCTCCAATTACATAAAACTTGAATATCTTGGACCCGTGATCAATGTATTCCTGCATCACATAAATAAAATCTACACATTCAGCAGCTGAATCACCACAAACAAAGGTTCATAGGTACAGAGCTGCAGGGTGCATCAAGACATGAAGGTCAACATAGAATGCCTCAAATAGTGTCAAAATTGCAGGTGAACATACAAGATGTGATACTCTTAATCGTGAGAACATATAACACATTAAGAGTATATCAAAGATGCCTATTTCCTACCAAGACATTGTCATAGGGGAAAATGCAGAAAAGTGTACCTGTAGAATAGCTGGAAGAGGCACACTAAGGTTGCTAAACTCTTCGATTTGGAAAACTAATGCCTGCAAAAACAATTTCCCATTTAGATGCAAAACTCAAAAGGAAGCAAATGAAACTCCAAACTAAAAAGGGATTGAGTAGCACAATGAGCCAGTCTAACCCTTTCTGTACGAATGGTGACGAAATGATATGATTGGAAATTAATGCAATACACTAACATTCTGATGTAGAACTAAATACAAAGACAACAAGCTACCATATTGTGCGCATCAGCAACTCCACATGCTACTTGTGGCTTCACGATGAGTGGAAATGATAAATTAGCTTCTGCTAGTTGCTTCTGTAATTCGCTGCCATTGAAGTTTATTACCTGCATTGCAAAATAGCAAGCAAACTCAATAGTCAAGACTCAAGACAAAGCCAATTGTAGGTAAAATAATGCAACATGGACTGCACATAAAATCTCTCCAAAAGTGCATGAAGACAGGGTGTTTAATGATGGTAGATGTCAGTAACATACAGTACAAAAACCATGAAGTCATACTTCTGCATAAGTGTATTTCAAATAAAAACACCTTCAAAGAATGTGGTGCTCGGAGTTTGGGCCTTCCTTCAGAGCCAAGTTCTTGCAATCTAACTAGAATTTCTTGAATTTGCAGACGATCGAGCAACGGGGAAATATTTTTGAATGGATCAACGATGCAAAAATCAGGGTGCTCTTCCATAAACCTGCTTAACAAATAGGGTGATAGTGAAAACAGAATGAGTATGATAGTTCAAATATTGACCTAAGAAATTTCTGTTATAAATTTAGAGAGCAAGTTATCAGATGGTTGCTATTTGTTGCTAGAGGACACGAAAGTGTAGATCCACTAAATTAGTTTCTGTAATCCATTGTACCTTATAACTTCAGACATTCCTGCAGAAAATGAAATTCCCCTGGGAAAACTGATGGAGCAATTTGGATCAATGCTAATGATCTCATCTGTCATTTTGTGGAGGATTATGTCAACTTCTTTAAGTTGAGAGGCTAAAGGAAGTTCAAATGAGAGTGGGACAAAGATAAGTCCATTTTCACTAGGATAAAGGGGAAATGCTCCTCTCTGCAAGCAACATAGGAATAATGATGTTCCAGCAGAGATCAAATACTATTAGTCAAGAACACATTATAGAAAACTTGCCTTGGCAAAGTCTTCCTCACGGGATGGTTTCATTGCATAGCCAACCATCAAAACAGATGAACTAGCCATTTCCTGCATGAAAGAAGACGTGTAACTTCAAATTTAGTGCACTAATCAACCCTAAACCCCATGTTTTCCATCTGCTCTCTGCTAAATCAATGAAAATCCAGCAACTGCTGGATCTttcaaataataaaaataatatgaccaagtagaCACAAATGACCATTTAACCTTTTTTATTAAAATACTCAAAGTGATAAGCAGCTCTTGAAGCTTGCCAATATTTACAACTCCCGAATCTTTCGTTCCACATTCATTATCTGGATCATGAGAAGAATATCAATAGCCCTCAACGGTAATGTTAGGCCCTCTTTCCAATATGTAAAACATCATGAGTTACACCGAATATATATCATGGATGAAGTCCTAATCCAAAAGTGCTTGCTTAAAATGGCATGAGAAGGAAAATTAACATCTCATCCTGATTTATGCTTACCTACAGCAATAACTCTCCAGTTATGGCTCTGAAGTTCAGAAAATAGATCTTCATCAACTCTGGAAGTAGCATAAAAACAACAACTTGATCCGCTCCACTCTAACACCGACTCATTTAGTAAGTTATTCCCAGTGGGAGCAGGTAGTGATATATATCCAAAGGAGTACAAGTTTGCTGTCATTTCAAGAAAGCCTGACTGATAAAAGCAACAGAGAAGCCCCATGTAAGCGTATACTACCTTACGATGAGTCAAACACAGTGCTTGAAAAAAAAAATGTCCAAAAGGGGGTAAACATATACCACAGTAGTTGGCATTTCCTCCGGATGGCAAATTGCCTGGAACAAAAGGAGCAAGAAGATGCAGTCAGTTGACTACCGAGGTACTGTTTCCTGATAATTCACCTCAGATCGGACGAGGTGAAGAGGCGGGCTCATACCACGCCCAGATTGGAGTGGCGCAGCCGCCGCAGCAGCGCCTCCGCCCCGGGACGCAGCGTGGGCACCGGCGCAGCCTCGTGCGGCCCTGCACCGCCGGAGACGACGGGATCGAGGAGGAGGGACGCATCCAGCACCAGCCGCACAGGTCGCTCCATGGCCATGGCTGCGGGGTTTGGGTCTCTCTGTTCAGCTTTGGGTGTTGGGGCCGGACTTGGAGGAAGGAGAAGCTCCTGAGCGGTGGGGCCACGTGTGAGAGGTCCAGGTGGGTCCTGCGGCCGCATGGCGGACAGGTGGCGAAATGCGGAAAGCACCTTAacgtt
This region includes:
- the LOC123399966 gene encoding inositol-tetrakisphosphate 1-kinase 6, whose product is MAMERPVRLVLDASLLLDPVVSGGAGPHEAAPVPTLRPGAEALLRRLRHSNLGVAICHPEEMPTTVSGFLEMTANLYSFGYISLPAPTGNNLLNESVLEWSGSSCCFYATSRVDEDLFSELQSHNWRVIAVDNECGTKDSGVVNIGKLQELLITLSILIKKEMASSSVLMVGYAMKPSREEDFAKRGAFPLYPSENGLIFVPLSFELPLASQLKEVDIILHKMTDEIISIDPNCSISFPRGISFSAGMSEVIRFMEEHPDFCIVDPFKNISPLLDRLQIQEILVRLQELGSEGRPKLRAPHSLKVINFNGSELQKQLAEANLSFPLIVKPQVACGVADAHNMALVFQIEEFSNLSVPLPAILQEYIDHGSKIFKFYVIGDKVFHAVKNSMPNANLLKSSSGDEPLTFNSLKTLPVATKEQLLQNSVQDNKSLNIDVVEEAAKRLKESLGLTIFGFDVVVQEGSGDHVIVDLNYLPSFKEVPDSEAMPAFWDAIRQAYESKKGKIAWSSRETFRIAGTVLAFYYSGKLSSLMDRTRRFAGMARGTPAAAPARKDEDESLVLFGELYRHDQDKEVNLLDPMYSVEFEAIQGDRRMFKLASGKRDYLLTDGEKHDYDWLKTPPATPLFASLEMEADSTQMVFQRELPILQPVKTSRFSGKFDAPSSTSSKSESPTTSSSSKSATPTARPSSSSEKNLSTRGSPAFCKQESPSYKIDKRSSYTPLGNRLHNAVAAPTTDTKADKKTSSDKKTIAPGSTKADKNIADKPAMKNVKVAAPRSRTKDPSVGAKDPKVDAGNGGATRRVSVGAKNPKVDAGNGGTTRRVSVGAKDLKVDTGNGGTTRRVSVGVKDLKADAGNGGDTRRVPRQPVAATGIGKDPPSVPTTSRGRSKGGLEPATGNNVHVADGAAAKGRRRAGGEKEQQRQQKTGSHGKKLVG